Proteins co-encoded in one Kocuria flava genomic window:
- a CDS encoding GntR family transcriptional regulator: MTTTDDTASASGRVRDALRTQILRGELPPGARLMDRALAPQHGVSRNSVREALRLLESDGLVVHARNTGSSVRVLTAADVADIYAARRVLEVGGVQASSRATDRDLAEVDRAATAGLHERTLEDWRGAGTASLVFHAALVGLAGSARLNAFFTDLAAQLRLAFAVMPDEAAFQAQWMERDRTIADLLLSGRRDAAEIELLAYLADSEAAVVDAVRAAQRSAVVPR, encoded by the coding sequence GTGACCACCACCGACGACACCGCGAGCGCCTCCGGGCGGGTCCGGGACGCGCTGCGGACCCAGATCCTGCGCGGTGAGCTGCCGCCCGGGGCGCGGCTGATGGACCGCGCGCTGGCGCCGCAGCACGGGGTCTCGCGCAACAGCGTCCGGGAGGCCCTGCGGCTGCTGGAGAGCGACGGGCTGGTCGTCCACGCCCGCAACACCGGCAGCTCCGTGCGGGTGCTGACGGCCGCGGACGTCGCCGACATCTACGCCGCCCGGCGGGTCCTGGAGGTCGGCGGGGTGCAGGCGAGCTCCCGCGCGACGGACCGCGACCTCGCCGAGGTGGACCGGGCCGCCACGGCCGGGCTCCACGAGCGGACCCTCGAGGACTGGCGCGGCGCCGGCACCGCCAGCCTCGTCTTCCACGCCGCGCTCGTGGGCCTGGCCGGCTCGGCCCGGCTCAACGCGTTCTTCACCGACCTCGCCGCGCAGCTGCGCCTGGCCTTCGCCGTGATGCCGGACGAGGCCGCGTTCCAGGCGCAGTGGATGGAGCGCGACCGCACGATCGCCGACCTGCTGCTGTCCGGTCGCCGCGACGCGGCGGAGATCGAGCTGCTGGCCTACCTCGCCGACTCGGAGGCCGCCGTGGTGGACGCGGTGCGGGCGGCGCAGCGCTCCGCCGTCGTGCCCCGATGA
- a CDS encoding Nramp family divalent metal transporter, with amino-acid sequence MPESRRPEVSTVPPGTAGPDRGRETTGRRRRLPFGPGLIIAASFIGPGTITTSIVTGASYGFTLAWAVVFSILATIVLQEMTGRLGLATRLSLGEALRVVFESTAARAVMVVLVVAAIGIGGASYAGGDTTGTALALTTVTGLDVRVVVVGILLLIGALLWTGSYKAIEVVLTAMVVILGLIFLVTAIVVRPPIGEMLRGMFVPTVPAGALLTTIALIGTTVVPYNLFLQSSLVQEKWGRDVDPDLAMRQSRTDTVVSISVGGLITLVVMATAFGAMFLRGMTAETGQDLTRALEPLLGPAAPWVFAVGLFAAGFTSAVAGPLGAAYAISGTIGRSTDLRSTPARIIWISVLVVGGVIALTGFNPVQIIVVAQAANGLLLPIIAIFLMIVMNSSRLMGRYRNGPVANVLGALICLVVTGLAAYQLTDLVGLWG; translated from the coding sequence GTGCCCGAGAGCAGACGCCCAGAGGTTTCCACCGTCCCGCCGGGAACCGCCGGCCCCGACCGCGGCCGGGAGACGACCGGCCGCCGCCGGCGCCTGCCGTTCGGGCCGGGCCTGATCATCGCCGCGTCGTTCATCGGCCCCGGCACCATCACCACGTCGATCGTCACCGGCGCCTCCTACGGCTTCACCCTCGCGTGGGCCGTGGTCTTCTCGATCCTCGCGACGATCGTCCTGCAGGAGATGACCGGACGCCTGGGCCTGGCCACGCGGCTGAGCCTGGGCGAGGCCCTGCGGGTCGTCTTCGAGTCGACGGCCGCCCGTGCCGTCATGGTCGTGCTCGTCGTCGCGGCCATCGGCATCGGCGGGGCCAGCTACGCCGGCGGCGACACCACGGGCACGGCCCTGGCCCTGACCACGGTCACCGGGCTGGACGTGCGCGTCGTCGTGGTCGGGATCCTGCTGCTCATCGGCGCGCTGCTGTGGACCGGCAGCTACAAGGCCATCGAGGTCGTGCTCACGGCGATGGTGGTGATCCTCGGGCTGATCTTCCTCGTCACGGCGATCGTCGTCCGCCCGCCGATCGGGGAGATGCTGCGCGGGATGTTCGTGCCGACCGTGCCAGCCGGCGCCCTGCTCACCACCATCGCGCTCATCGGCACCACCGTGGTGCCCTACAACCTCTTCCTCCAGTCCAGCCTCGTGCAGGAGAAGTGGGGCCGGGACGTCGACCCGGACCTCGCGATGCGCCAGTCGCGCACGGACACGGTCGTCTCGATCTCGGTCGGCGGCCTGATCACCCTCGTCGTCATGGCCACCGCCTTCGGCGCGATGTTCCTGCGGGGGATGACCGCCGAGACCGGCCAGGACCTCACCCGCGCCCTCGAGCCGCTGCTCGGCCCGGCCGCCCCCTGGGTCTTCGCCGTGGGGCTGTTCGCCGCCGGGTTCACCTCCGCGGTCGCCGGCCCGCTGGGCGCGGCCTACGCCATCAGCGGCACGATCGGGCGGAGCACCGACCTGCGCAGCACCCCGGCGCGGATCATCTGGATCAGCGTGCTCGTCGTCGGCGGCGTCATCGCCCTGACCGGCTTCAACCCCGTGCAGATCATCGTCGTCGCCCAGGCCGCCAACGGGCTGCTCCTGCCGATCATCGCGATCTTCCTGATGATCGTCATGAACAGCTCCCGGCTGATGGGCCGGTACCGCAACGGCCCGGTGGCCAACGTGCTGGGGGCGCTCATCTGCCTCGTCGTCACCGGCCTGGCCGCCTACCAGCTCACCGACCTGGTCGGGCTCTGGGGCTGA
- a CDS encoding creatininase family protein: MTDPTETTAPGAAGALPSVWMQDLTWEEVAGYLEHERIAVVPVGSTEQHGPAGVLGVDAYVAITLAEDLAQRTGVLCTPPIWFGDSSHHGAFPGTLSVQASTLSLLVRDVCRSLARHGFDRIVLVNGHKGSNLPALTTSLRQLHDEELPGVLFAVADPLHLARSAAPGLKDVNEHHGGELELSHVHHRIPGSVRTDRLTDAGVDFQEVFGGFVGDDLFGPAPDGVDIIWSGEEQRRFAPTGSFSSSTGLSEEKGRRYHDHIVARLAELVAWLRTYDGPVGAKPAPRGPEGPAAG, encoded by the coding sequence GTGACCGACCCGACCGAGACCACCGCGCCCGGGGCCGCCGGCGCCCTGCCGTCCGTGTGGATGCAGGACCTCACGTGGGAGGAGGTGGCCGGGTACCTGGAGCACGAGCGCATCGCCGTCGTCCCCGTGGGCAGCACCGAGCAGCACGGCCCCGCCGGGGTGCTGGGCGTGGACGCCTACGTGGCGATCACCCTCGCCGAGGACCTGGCCCAGCGCACCGGCGTGCTGTGCACGCCCCCGATCTGGTTCGGCGACTCCAGCCACCACGGGGCGTTCCCCGGCACCCTCAGCGTCCAGGCCTCGACGCTGTCGCTGCTCGTGCGCGACGTCTGCCGCAGCCTGGCCCGCCACGGCTTCGACCGGATCGTGCTCGTCAACGGGCACAAGGGCTCCAACCTGCCCGCGCTGACCACCTCGCTGCGGCAGCTGCACGACGAGGAGCTGCCCGGGGTGCTCTTCGCCGTGGCCGACCCGCTGCACCTGGCCCGTTCCGCGGCGCCGGGGCTCAAGGACGTCAACGAGCACCACGGCGGGGAGCTCGAGCTCTCCCACGTCCACCACCGGATCCCCGGGTCCGTGCGCACCGACCGGCTCACCGACGCCGGCGTGGACTTCCAGGAGGTCTTCGGCGGGTTCGTGGGCGACGACCTCTTCGGTCCCGCCCCGGACGGCGTGGACATCATCTGGTCCGGGGAGGAGCAGCGGCGCTTCGCCCCGACCGGCAGCTTCAGCTCCTCGACGGGGCTCAGCGAGGAGAAGGGGCGGCGCTACCACGACCACATCGTGGCCCGGCTCGCCGAGCTGGTCGCGTGGCTGCGCACCTACGACGGCCCGGTCGGCGCGAAGCCGGCCCCCCGGGGCCCGGAGGGGCCCGCGGCCGGCTGA
- a CDS encoding nuclear transport factor 2 family protein: MDRKQIVITAGAELFGDRDPTAVDRHWAPGFRQHSALGPDGPDGLKAVVGQLPPDFRIDMLRMIQDGDMVATHSVYHGFGPDPMVAVDVFRLDGDRIAEHWDAFEPLPGGHEGAHRTGGPPEASDAERTAANKALVTEWVHERLLGADQDALEELGRGHYYVEHRPDRRLTRRTLRRVLGEGDLVLTLTEADLEPGDGAPGAPVPAGCYDLWRVAEDRIVEHWEVVQPVPERMPHGNGFF; encoded by the coding sequence ATGGACCGCAAGCAGATCGTGATCACCGCCGGCGCCGAGCTCTTCGGCGACCGGGACCCGACGGCCGTCGACCGCCACTGGGCCCCCGGCTTCCGCCAGCACTCGGCGCTCGGACCCGACGGCCCGGACGGGCTCAAGGCCGTGGTCGGTCAGCTGCCGCCGGACTTCCGGATCGACATGCTCCGGATGATCCAGGACGGGGACATGGTCGCGACCCACAGCGTCTACCACGGCTTCGGCCCCGACCCGATGGTGGCGGTGGACGTCTTCCGCCTGGACGGGGACCGGATCGCCGAGCACTGGGACGCATTCGAGCCCCTGCCCGGCGGGCACGAGGGGGCCCACCGGACCGGCGGGCCCCCGGAGGCCTCCGACGCGGAGCGCACCGCCGCGAACAAGGCACTGGTCACCGAGTGGGTGCACGAGCGGCTCCTCGGCGCCGACCAGGACGCCCTCGAGGAGCTGGGCCGGGGCCACTACTACGTCGAGCACCGCCCGGACCGGCGGCTGACCCGGCGCACGCTCCGCCGGGTGCTCGGCGAGGGCGACCTCGTGCTCACCCTGACCGAGGCCGACCTCGAGCCCGGCGACGGCGCGCCGGGCGCCCCGGTCCCGGCCGGCTGCTACGACCTGTGGCGGGTGGCCGAGGACCGGATCGTGGAGCACTGGGAGGTCGTCCAGCCCGTGCCGGAGCGGATGCCGCACGGCAACGGCTTCTTCTGA